The following proteins are co-located in the Chitinophagales bacterium genome:
- a CDS encoding efflux RND transporter permease subunit — MKERIANTRELSDEERIKVVEKATTSLGRSVFFSVIIMIISFSPILFLTGQESKLFSPLVLTKTFSLIGAAILALTVSPMLTRSLVKGKLIPESRNPISNFFVRLYTPVLLFCLNWKKTILIICAAIVIGSIPLIINLGTEFMPPLDEGSLLMMPVTLPDVSNSEAKRILQVQDKILKSFPEVENVLGKAGRAYTATDNAPISMIETIVILKPKSQWRKKMTKEKLIAEMNEKVQIPGVTVGWTQPIINRINMLSTGIRTDVGVKIYGQSLDSIYDLSLRVEKALKGVEGLADLYVEQLTGGKYLSIKINRREIARYGLSIDDVNMLIESALGGMIVTTTVEGRQRFNVSIRLAQDFRNDISEIKRIPIQTSQYGPVPLSAVADISINEGPPMINSENALLRGTVLFNVRGRDMGSVVKDAKEKIDEAFKKLPKGYFIEWSGQYENQVRAENRLKIIIPIVILVIGFILYFTFRSPKEVFMVFMGIPVALVGGVYSLYFYDVNFSVAVAVGFIALFGVAVETGVLMIAYLNHSVGELVHSNSGITSGDLRTAIFNGATPRVRPILMTNLANILGLIPILASTGVGSDVMKPIAIPFVFGLITAIFFTLIILPLIYEIVKERELKKYGKLKVLDIKE, encoded by the coding sequence ATGAAGGAGAGAATTGCAAATACTAGGGAGCTTTCAGACGAGGAAAGGATAAAAGTTGTGGAGAAGGCGACCACTTCCCTTGGCCGTTCTGTTTTCTTTTCTGTAATCATAATGATCATTTCTTTTTCACCGATTCTGTTTCTGACCGGACAGGAAAGTAAATTATTTTCTCCATTAGTCCTCACCAAAACATTTTCACTTATTGGCGCTGCCATTCTTGCCCTCACAGTGTCTCCCATGCTGACAAGGAGCCTGGTAAAGGGAAAACTGATACCGGAGAGCCGTAATCCCATTTCTAATTTTTTCGTTCGCCTCTACACTCCGGTTCTTCTCTTCTGTCTCAACTGGAAAAAAACAATTCTCATCATCTGCGCTGCAATTGTTATAGGCAGCATTCCACTGATTATAAATCTCGGTACAGAGTTTATGCCTCCGCTTGATGAGGGTTCGTTACTGATGATGCCGGTAACACTTCCAGATGTTTCCAACTCAGAAGCAAAACGGATTTTGCAGGTGCAGGATAAAATATTAAAAAGTTTTCCTGAAGTAGAAAATGTTTTAGGGAAAGCCGGAAGAGCTTACACAGCCACAGATAATGCACCCATCAGCATGATTGAAACTATTGTCATCCTCAAACCAAAATCACAGTGGCGAAAAAAAATGACAAAGGAAAAGCTCATTGCTGAAATGAATGAGAAAGTTCAGATTCCCGGAGTAACTGTCGGATGGACGCAACCGATTATCAATCGTATCAACATGCTTTCCACGGGCATCCGCACCGATGTGGGCGTAAAAATTTACGGCCAAAGTCTCGACAGTATCTATGACCTTTCATTGCGCGTAGAGAAAGCATTAAAGGGTGTTGAAGGTCTTGCTGATTTGTATGTGGAACAACTTACCGGCGGAAAATACCTAAGCATAAAAATCAACCGCAGGGAAATTGCGCGGTATGGATTGAGTATAGATGATGTAAACATGCTGATAGAATCCGCCCTTGGCGGAATGATTGTAACAACAACAGTCGAAGGCAGACAACGATTCAATGTAAGCATTCGCTTAGCGCAGGATTTCAGGAACGATATTTCTGAAATAAAACGGATTCCGATTCAAACTTCACAGTATGGTCCGGTTCCGCTTTCAGCAGTGGCCGATATTTCCATCAACGAAGGACCACCTATGATAAATTCCGAAAATGCTTTATTGCGCGGAACAGTTTTATTTAATGTGAGAGGAAGGGATATGGGAAGCGTAGTAAAGGACGCGAAGGAAAAAATTGATGAAGCGTTCAAAAAACTCCCTAAAGGTTATTTTATTGAATGGAGTGGGCAGTATGAAAACCAGGTGCGTGCGGAAAACAGGTTAAAGATTATTATCCCCATTGTAATTCTCGTTATTGGTTTCATCCTTTATTTCACTTTTCGTTCTCCGAAAGAAGTATTCATGGTTTTCATGGGTATTCCGGTTGCGCTCGTTGGCGGTGTTTATTCACTCTATTTCTATGATGTAAATTTTTCTGTTGCCGTTGCTGTTGGTTTCATAGCGCTATTCGGTGTTGCAGTGGAGACAGGTGTGCTTATGATTGCTTACCTGAATCATTCGGTTGGTGAGTTGGTTCATAGTAATTCAGGCATCACTTCCGGTGATCTCAGAACAGCAATTTTCAACGGAGCTACCCCACGCGTACGACCCATTCTGATGACAAACCTTGCAAATATTCTTGGCTTGATCCCTATACTTGCATCAACAGGAGTTGGCAGCGATGTAATGAAACCAATTGCCATTCCATTTGTATTCGGGTTGATTACCGCCATCTTTTTCACCCTGATAATTCTGCCCCTGATCTACGAAATAGTGAAAGAAAGAGAACTCAAAAAATACGGAAAGCTGAAAGTGTTAGACATTAAAGAATGA
- a CDS encoding efflux RND transporter permease subunit encodes MIEKIISWSIHNRFLVWVGIVMIIVGGVYSIYTTPVDALPDLSENQVIVFTEWMGRNPQIMENQVTYPLVSNLQGIPKIKSIRAASMFGMSFIFVVFNDDVDIYWARTRVLERLNYAQKFLPPGITPSLGPDGTGVGHVFWYTLDAPNYNLGELRALQDWYIKFALQHVEGVSEVASFGGFQKQYQVSINPYKLLYYNIPMMDVAKAVSANNKDVGGSLYEFNDAGLMVQGLGYIENIEDIKEIAVGSYKSIPVKLSDIATVQMSSDLRLGITEENGEGEVVGGIVVSRYGENAKDVIERVKIKMKDVEKGLPEGVKFKIVYDRSNLILAAIDTLKGALWQEILIVSFIVIIFLFHLRSGLVAIISIILSVLIGFILMSLFGITSNIMSLGGIALAIGDVVDPAIVMTENAYRSLTDYALKKKAE; translated from the coding sequence ATGATTGAAAAAATAATTTCCTGGTCAATTCATAACCGCTTTCTTGTGTGGGTAGGAATAGTCATGATTATTGTGGGTGGCGTTTATTCAATTTATACAACTCCGGTGGATGCACTCCCTGATTTATCGGAGAACCAGGTGATAGTTTTTACAGAGTGGATGGGACGCAATCCTCAAATCATGGAGAACCAGGTTACCTATCCGCTGGTATCGAACCTGCAGGGCATTCCAAAAATAAAATCGATTCGCGCAGCATCCATGTTTGGCATGAGCTTCATTTTCGTTGTGTTTAATGATGATGTGGATATTTACTGGGCACGCACCCGTGTTTTGGAACGATTGAATTATGCGCAGAAGTTTTTACCTCCCGGAATCACTCCGTCACTTGGTCCTGACGGAACAGGGGTTGGTCATGTGTTCTGGTACACCCTTGATGCACCCAATTACAATCTTGGTGAGCTGAGAGCCTTGCAGGACTGGTATATAAAATTTGCTTTGCAGCACGTAGAAGGTGTGAGCGAAGTGGCTTCGTTCGGAGGTTTTCAGAAACAGTACCAGGTTTCAATTAACCCTTACAAACTTTTGTATTACAACATTCCCATGATGGATGTTGCCAAAGCTGTTTCAGCAAATAACAAAGATGTGGGTGGAAGTTTATATGAATTCAATGATGCCGGATTGATGGTGCAGGGACTTGGTTATATTGAAAACATTGAGGACATCAAAGAGATTGCTGTGGGAAGCTACAAATCTATTCCAGTCAAATTGAGTGATATTGCCACAGTACAAATGAGCAGTGATTTGCGTTTGGGAATTACAGAAGAGAATGGAGAAGGAGAAGTGGTGGGGGGAATTGTCGTGTCGCGTTACGGGGAAAATGCAAAAGATGTGATTGAACGCGTGAAAATAAAAATGAAGGATGTGGAAAAAGGTTTGCCGGAAGGAGTGAAGTTCAAAATCGTTTACGACCGCAGCAATCTTATTCTTGCAGCCATTGATACTCTGAAAGGCGCATTATGGCAGGAAATTCTGATTGTATCGTTCATTGTTATCATTTTCCTGTTCCACCTTAGAAGCGGATTAGTTGCCATCATCTCCATCATTCTATCTGTTTTGATTGGCTTTATCCTAATGTCTCTTTTTGGAATTACTTCAAACATCATGTCGCTGGGTGGAATTGCGCTTGCAATCGGTGATGTAGTTGACCCAGCAATTGTGATGACAGAGAATGCATATCGCTCACTGACCGATTATGCCCTTAAAAAGAAAGCAGAATGA